One Fusobacterium ulcerans DNA segment encodes these proteins:
- a CDS encoding methylaspartate ammonia-lyase yields MKIVDVVCSAGKTGFYFDDQRAIKAGAGHDGMFYLGTPVTPGFKSIRQAGEAISVLLVLEDGQVAHGDCAAVQYSGAGGRDPLFLAKDFIPVIQKEIAPKLIGRELDNFKSLAEEFDALEVNGKRLHTAIRYGITQALLDGVAKARKVTLAEVIKADYNTGLEITKRPIFTQSGDDRYVAADKMIIKEADVLPHALINNVKEKLGLHGEILLDYVKWLRDRIISQRTDADYSPIFHIDVYGTIGAAFDCDTKKMADYIATLVEAAKPFKLRIEGPMDVEDRDKQIEALAALTAEVDARGIAVELVADEWCNTLEDIKLFADKKAGHVVQIKTPDLGGVNNIADAILYCNKVGIGSYCGGTCNETNRSAEVTTNIGMACGALQVLAKPGMGVDEGYMIVFNEMSRVEALVNRRKK; encoded by the coding sequence ATGAAAATTGTAGATGTAGTATGTTCTGCAGGAAAAACAGGATTCTATTTTGATGACCAAAGAGCAATAAAAGCAGGAGCTGGACATGATGGTATGTTCTATCTAGGAACTCCAGTAACACCAGGATTCAAATCAATCAGACAAGCAGGAGAAGCTATCTCTGTTTTACTAGTTCTTGAAGATGGACAAGTTGCTCATGGAGACTGTGCTGCTGTTCAATACTCAGGTGCGGGAGGAAGAGATCCTTTATTCCTAGCAAAAGACTTTATTCCAGTAATCCAAAAAGAAATCGCTCCAAAATTAATAGGAAGAGAACTTGATAACTTCAAATCTCTTGCTGAAGAATTTGATGCATTAGAAGTTAATGGAAAAAGATTACATACTGCAATAAGATATGGAATCACTCAAGCTTTACTTGATGGTGTTGCAAAAGCTAGAAAAGTAACTTTAGCTGAAGTTATTAAAGCTGACTACAATACAGGATTAGAAATCACTAAGAGACCTATATTCACTCAATCAGGAGACGACAGATATGTTGCTGCTGACAAAATGATAATCAAAGAAGCTGACGTTTTACCTCACGCTTTGATTAACAATGTAAAAGAAAAATTAGGATTACACGGGGAAATCTTACTTGACTATGTAAAATGGTTAAGAGACAGAATCATTTCTCAAAGAACTGATGCTGACTATTCTCCAATATTCCACATAGACGTTTATGGAACTATCGGTGCTGCATTTGATTGTGACACTAAAAAAATGGCTGACTACATTGCTACATTAGTAGAAGCTGCAAAACCATTCAAATTAAGAATAGAAGGACCTATGGACGTTGAAGACAGAGATAAACAAATCGAAGCTCTTGCTGCTTTAACTGCTGAAGTAGACGCTAGAGGAATTGCAGTTGAATTAGTTGCTGACGAATGGTGTAATACATTAGAAGATATTAAATTGTTCGCTGACAAAAAAGCTGGACATGTAGTTCAAATCAAAACTCCAGACCTTGGAGGAGTAAACAACATAGCTGATGCAATTCTTTACTGTAACAAAGTAGGAATCGGATCATACTGTGGAGGAACTTGTAACGAAACTAACAGATCTGCTGAAGTTACTACTAACATCGGTATGGCTTGTGGAGCTCTTCAAGTTCTTGCTAAACCAGGAATGGGTGTTGACGAAGGATACATGATCGTATTCAACGAAATGTCTAGAGTTGAAGCTTTAGTAAACAGAAGAAAGAAATAG